In Streptomyces sp. NBC_00878, a single window of DNA contains:
- a CDS encoding ATP-binding protein encodes MAERFGPHEVTFRLSRCRRSVPRTRAVAHAVLGEWGVGQDVLDAAELVLSELVTNALRVPVPSDRQVGVRITRSLEEGLLRVEVSDAGAGKPEVRTPGEEETGGRGLLLVDALAHRWGVEEREGGIGKTVWVELKATDIVAEPVAREVAAVMVRQGQSVRAWGEWRAVRSVRSEQFAAGGPAIVLGLDEGPALRVHAAEPLTVRDGGAPSARAGGEGAPG; translated from the coding sequence ATGGCAGAGCGTTTCGGCCCTCACGAAGTCACGTTCAGACTGTCCCGTTGTCGCCGGAGCGTTCCCAGAACGCGGGCGGTGGCGCATGCCGTGCTCGGGGAATGGGGCGTCGGGCAAGACGTCCTGGACGCCGCGGAGTTGGTGCTGTCGGAGCTGGTGACCAACGCGCTGCGCGTGCCGGTGCCGAGTGACCGACAGGTGGGCGTACGGATCACACGCTCGCTGGAGGAAGGGCTGCTGCGGGTGGAGGTCAGCGACGCGGGCGCGGGCAAGCCTGAAGTGCGGACGCCCGGTGAGGAAGAGACCGGTGGGCGCGGGCTGTTGCTCGTGGATGCGCTGGCTCACCGGTGGGGTGTCGAGGAGCGCGAGGGTGGGATCGGGAAGACCGTCTGGGTTGAACTGAAGGCGACGGACATCGTGGCCGAGCCCGTCGCGAGGGAGGTCGCCGCGGTGATGGTTCGGCAGGGCCAGTCCGTGCGGGCGTGGGGCGAGTGGCGGGCAGTCCGCAGTGTCCGCAGCGAGCAGTTCGCGGCGGGTGGGCCCGCCATCGTGCTGGGGCTGGACGAGGGCCCGGCGCTACGGGTTCACGCGGCCGAGCCGTTGACTGTACGAGACGGCGGCGCGCCCTCCGCGCGAGCAGGCGGGGAGGGCGCGCCGGGGTGA